A genome region from Anaerolineae bacterium includes the following:
- a CDS encoding competence/damage-inducible protein A, translating into MGQVRCEIIAIGNELLLGEVLDTNTHWLCRQLTGLGGKVTRCLVVGDDPEEIGWALKSCLSRGANLIITTGGLGPTADDITLQAIAGALDLPLEENPEALEMIGTRYLTLYQAGYVQEPSVTPPRRKMALFPKGGKPLFNPVGTAPAMLLEYEGSYILSLPGVPEEMKGIFRSSLVPFLEKIFGQAFYESITLSLEWGDESSIAEILDRVAKQHPNVYMKSRARAFGREVRLKVTLAASGSSSEAVSRAIEEALSHLEKELASRGIKVSKA; encoded by the coding sequence ATGGGGCAGGTCCGTTGCGAGATAATAGCCATAGGAAACGAACTTCTGCTCGGAGAAGTTCTTGATACCAACACTCACTGGCTCTGCCGGCAGTTGACCGGCCTCGGGGGAAAGGTAACCCGATGCCTTGTGGTGGGGGATGACCCTGAAGAAATCGGATGGGCATTGAAAAGTTGCCTGTCCAGGGGGGCAAACCTTATAATCACCACTGGCGGCCTCGGCCCAACAGCCGACGATATTACCCTTCAGGCCATAGCCGGGGCCCTGGACCTCCCTCTGGAAGAGAACCCGGAGGCCCTAGAGATGATTGGAACCCGTTACCTTACTTTATACCAAGCAGGTTACGTTCAGGAACCTTCTGTGACCCCTCCCAGGCGTAAGATGGCCCTTTTCCCAAAGGGTGGTAAGCCCCTGTTCAATCCCGTGGGAACTGCCCCGGCCATGCTTCTGGAATATGAAGGAAGCTACATCCTCTCCCTCCCCGGCGTCCCCGAGGAGATGAAGGGCATATTCCGCTCTTCTCTGGTTCCCTTCCTGGAAAAAATTTTCGGCCAGGCCTTTTATGAAAGCATAACCCTCTCGCTGGAATGGGGGGATGAATCCTCAATCGCCGAAATCCTGGACAGGGTAGCCAAACAGCATCCCAACGTCTACATGAAATCAAGAGCCAGGGCTTTCGGAAGAGAGGTCCGCCTGAAAGTAACCTTGGCGGCTTCCGGGTCCAGTTCTGAAGCGGTCAGCAGAGCTATAGAGGAGGCCCTCTCCCATCTGGAGAAAGAATTAGCTTCCAGAGGCATAAAGGTGAGCAAAGCATGA